Proteins encoded in a region of the Verrucomicrobiota bacterium genome:
- a CDS encoding NUDIX domain-containing protein produces MSDLQQTTEIFDVVDENDEVIGQAPRPDVHARKLHHRAIHIFVWNSKGELFLQFRSRLKKNHPQTWDSSCSGHLSTGQDYYEAAIRELEEEIGLDETQTKAIRPVFKVKSCPETEQEHVWLYEMVHDGPFQLQAEEIEDGRFFSQNDIQKMISENPVQFAPSFVYIWNLYLRQQKS; encoded by the coding sequence ATGAGTGACCTCCAGCAAACCACCGAGATTTTTGATGTCGTCGATGAAAATGACGAAGTCATCGGCCAAGCCCCGAGACCCGATGTGCATGCACGCAAATTGCACCACCGCGCTATTCATATCTTTGTGTGGAATTCCAAGGGCGAACTTTTCCTGCAATTCCGTTCACGCCTAAAAAAGAATCATCCCCAGACATGGGACAGCTCCTGCAGCGGTCATCTATCCACCGGTCAGGATTATTATGAAGCCGCCATCCGTGAACTCGAAGAGGAAATCGGACTGGATGAAACACAGACCAAGGCTATCCGTCCGGTCTTTAAGGTAAAATCGTGCCCGGAGACTGAGCAGGAACACGTCTGGCTATATGAAATGGTCCATGACGGCCCATTTCAGTTACAAGCCGAGGAAATCGAAGATGGCCGTTTTTTTTCACAAAATGATATTCAAAAAATGATCTCTGAAAATCCCGTGCAATTTGCCCCCTCATTTGTTTACATTTGGAATCTTTACCTAAGGCAACAAAAAAGTTAG
- a CDS encoding DUF6364 family protein has translation MNTKLTLSVEEDLIRKAKAMANERGKSVSQMVEDYFLSLLSDNIQKTHEEIPRP, from the coding sequence ATGAATACAAAACTCACTTTGAGTGTCGAGGAGGATCTTATCAGGAAAGCAAAAGCCATGGCCAATGAACGGGGTAAGTCCGTGTCTCAGATGGTCGAGGACTATTTTCTGTCCCTTTTGTCGGATAACATACAGAAAACTCACGAGGAGATACCCCGCCCGTAA
- a CDS encoding DUF4412 domain-containing protein — MKNLITLLFLFVLTLGMNAQTPPFNIPKAFSVDQKTTISGQPEDFTTKMYTDDGKVRVEISPRGMKMITIVRPDQKKIYNIMVDQKMYMEMPMDPKKDPLKALPDINSKIEKVGEETVNGIACDKYKFTNGGVEVFGYVSKETQFIVRIQSADGKMTSDWTNFIEGPQPAGLFVPPAGFIKMTMPAGMKIPGVPSK; from the coding sequence ATGAAAAACCTGATCACACTTCTTTTCTTATTTGTCCTGACACTGGGTATGAATGCCCAGACACCGCCGTTTAATATCCCTAAAGCCTTTTCGGTGGATCAAAAGACCACGATAAGTGGTCAACCGGAAGACTTTACGACAAAAATGTATACGGATGATGGCAAAGTACGGGTGGAGATATCGCCGCGGGGTATGAAGATGATTACGATTGTCCGCCCGGATCAAAAAAAGATATACAACATCATGGTCGATCAAAAGATGTATATGGAAATGCCGATGGATCCCAAAAAAGATCCACTCAAAGCTTTACCAGATATTAATTCAAAGATCGAAAAGGTCGGGGAAGAAACGGTTAATGGCATCGCTTGTGACAAATATAAATTTACCAATGGGGGCGTGGAAGTTTTTGGTTATGTCAGCAAAGAAACCCAGTTTATCGTCCGAATCCAGTCGGCTGACGGAAAGATGACCAGTGACTGGACGAATTTTATAGAAGGTCCGCAACCTGCTGGACTTTTTGTCCCTCCAGCAGGATTTATCAAGATGACGATGCCCGCTGGCATGAAGATACCCGGGGTACCCTCGAAATAA
- a CDS encoding FdhF/YdeP family oxidoreductase: MSRYQVKRSFKEKMLNLIPFGIGRDKPKHFTSMVDIVWKNKDNLPYAYKILTRGVCDGCALGVAGLHDWTIKGVHLCLTRLNLLRLNTIGPLDHELLKDVSVLEEMDNVALRGLGRLAYPMIRKKGEKGFSRISWDEAYERIVSRIHSTTPDRTAYFVTSRGVTNEIYYMAQKAARAMGTSNVDNAARLCHSPSTSAMKKTLGYSASTCSYTDWYGTDLIVFWGSNPSNDQPVATKYLHEAKCQGTKIVMVNPYLEPGMRRYWVPSTPESAVFGSPLTDYFYPIQTGGDIAFIYGVLRILIEEGWCNEEFIRNHTSGFEELKQAAFSQDMAVLESQCGIDRDGMREFALMLKNAKNAVFIWSMGITQHAFGADAVQMVLNLGLARGYVGREKNGLMPIRGHSSVQGGAEMGAYSTAFPGGVPINPVTAKELSSQYGFPVPDKSGLTTTEMVEACDRGELDLFYMLGGNLLRNLPEPKYVTKALANCPLRVHQDVILTDMMFIEPKDEVILLPAQTRFEQTDGGTSTTTERRIAFSPEIPRQVGEARAEWIILRDLALKVMPGLKDVFGCRSGQEMREEIARVVPFYAGIEKLSKTGEMVQYGGTRICENGVFGTDDGKAHLRSVELPVLQRKEGVYKCSTRRGKQFNSLIYAEVDPITGAQRDAVFINPDDAAKYHLKNGDPIRLKNDTGVMDGHVFYCDILPGNLQVHWPEGNIIIKRGAVDVGGGVPDYNAYVEIESLVGKK, from the coding sequence ATGAGTCGTTACCAAGTAAAAAGATCATTCAAAGAGAAAATGCTAAATCTGATCCCTTTTGGGATTGGACGCGACAAACCAAAACATTTCACCAGCATGGTGGATATTGTCTGGAAAAATAAAGACAATCTGCCTTACGCCTACAAAATCCTGACCCGTGGTGTCTGTGACGGGTGTGCCCTCGGGGTCGCGGGATTGCATGACTGGACCATTAAAGGCGTACACCTTTGCCTGACGCGCCTGAATCTCCTGCGCCTGAATACGATCGGTCCGCTCGACCACGAGCTTTTGAAGGATGTATCCGTCTTAGAGGAAATGGATAATGTCGCACTCCGCGGTCTGGGTCGCCTAGCTTATCCCATGATCCGTAAAAAAGGTGAAAAAGGATTCAGCCGTATTTCCTGGGATGAAGCTTATGAAAGGATAGTCTCCCGGATTCACTCCACGACTCCCGATCGTACCGCATATTTTGTGACCTCGCGCGGGGTGACAAATGAGATTTATTACATGGCCCAAAAAGCGGCCCGCGCCATGGGGACAAGTAATGTCGATAACGCGGCGCGCCTGTGCCATTCCCCCAGCACATCGGCGATGAAAAAAACTTTGGGATATTCTGCCAGTACGTGTTCCTATACCGACTGGTACGGGACTGACCTGATTGTTTTTTGGGGGAGTAACCCCTCCAATGACCAGCCTGTCGCTACAAAGTATCTACACGAGGCCAAATGCCAGGGGACAAAGATTGTCATGGTGAATCCTTATTTGGAGCCCGGTATGCGCCGTTACTGGGTGCCGTCCACCCCGGAGAGTGCGGTTTTCGGATCTCCTTTGACGGATTATTTTTACCCGATCCAGACGGGTGGGGACATTGCCTTTATTTACGGTGTGCTCAGGATATTGATTGAGGAAGGCTGGTGTAATGAGGAGTTTATCCGCAATCATACGTCTGGATTTGAGGAATTAAAGCAGGCGGCATTCTCGCAGGATATGGCGGTACTTGAGAGTCAGTGCGGTATTGACCGTGACGGGATGCGTGAATTTGCCTTGATGCTAAAAAACGCCAAAAATGCCGTTTTTATCTGGAGCATGGGCATCACCCAACACGCATTCGGGGCGGATGCCGTCCAAATGGTTTTGAATCTCGGACTCGCCCGCGGTTACGTGGGACGTGAGAAAAACGGGCTTATGCCGATTCGTGGGCATTCCAGTGTGCAGGGAGGCGCGGAAATGGGGGCCTATTCTACTGCATTCCCGGGAGGTGTACCCATCAATCCCGTGACGGCAAAGGAACTTTCCTCGCAATACGGATTCCCCGTTCCGGATAAATCGGGGTTGACCACGACAGAAATGGTGGAAGCTTGCGACCGTGGCGAGCTCGATCTTTTTTACATGCTCGGGGGCAATTTGCTCCGGAATCTTCCTGAACCCAAATATGTCACGAAAGCTCTGGCAAATTGCCCGTTGCGTGTGCATCAGGATGTGATTTTGACAGACATGATGTTTATCGAGCCCAAGGATGAAGTCATCCTTTTGCCTGCACAAACCCGTTTCGAGCAAACCGATGGAGGGACCTCGACCACGACGGAAAGGCGCATCGCTTTCTCGCCGGAGATCCCCCGGCAAGTCGGGGAAGCCCGGGCGGAATGGATTATCTTGCGGGACTTGGCACTGAAGGTAATGCCCGGGTTGAAGGATGTCTTTGGTTGCCGCTCCGGCCAGGAAATGCGTGAGGAGATCGCCCGTGTGGTTCCTTTTTATGCCGGTATCGAGAAATTATCAAAGACCGGCGAGATGGTCCAGTATGGAGGCACACGCATTTGCGAAAATGGTGTTTTTGGGACTGATGATGGTAAAGCGCATTTAAGGTCTGTGGAATTACCCGTGTTACAACGCAAGGAAGGTGTCTATAAATGTAGCACCCGCCGCGGGAAACAATTTAACTCCCTCATCTATGCCGAGGTCGATCCGATTACCGGAGCTCAACGAGATGCCGTCTTTATCAATCCGGATGATGCTGCCAAGTATCATTTGAAAAATGGTGATCCTATCCGGTTAAAAAATGACACTGGGGTCATGGATGGGCATGTGTTTTATTGTGATATCCTTCCCGGGAATCTACAGGTTCACTGGCCCGAGGGTAATATTATCATTAAACGAGGGGCCGTGGATGTGGGTGGTGGGGTCCCTGATTATAATGCTTATGTCGAGATTGAATCCTTGGTCGGAAAAAAATAA
- a CDS encoding Spy/CpxP family protein refolding chaperone, whose amino-acid sequence MMMNTLRNTLLAIGSLTLLISPMALRAEGTQKPTDGAAAKTKKGEGGNKMAEKLGLTDEQKTKIKPIMEEQRAKMKEIKNNESLNKTQKREQMKAVRESYEPKMKALLTPEQQKQFDQMKAERKAKFEAKRAEWAAKKAQDSKAADNGESTPAAPAKK is encoded by the coding sequence ATGATGATGAATACTCTGAGAAATACACTTCTGGCGATCGGTAGCTTAACCCTCCTGATTTCACCTATGGCCTTGCGCGCTGAGGGTACACAAAAACCAACCGACGGTGCTGCCGCTAAAACGAAAAAGGGAGAGGGCGGTAATAAGATGGCTGAAAAACTCGGCCTCACGGATGAACAAAAAACCAAGATAAAACCCATCATGGAAGAGCAACGCGCCAAGATGAAGGAAATCAAAAATAACGAATCCCTGAACAAGACACAAAAGCGCGAACAAATGAAGGCTGTCCGTGAGTCTTATGAACCAAAGATGAAAGCTCTCCTGACTCCGGAACAACAAAAACAATTCGACCAGATGAAGGCCGAGCGTAAGGCGAAATTTGAAGCTAAACGAGCCGAATGGGCCGCTAAAAAAGCCCAGGACAGCAAGGCAGCTGATAATGGCGAGTCGACCCCCGCTGCTCCCGCTAAAAAGTAA
- a CDS encoding M3 family oligoendopeptidase, producing the protein MTQSAAFDSALKPYRQRQFVPAQIDLGSWEQIAPLFDSLEKQFASVDSLCTLEQWLDRWSELSAALSEENSRRYISMTCQTDDPAREKCYLDFIEKIDPNLKSANFKLTKLLSASPLKKQLPAQRYSTHIRSVDNYVELFREENIPVETEIAKLSQSYQKTIGAMTVNYQGEEKTLTQMSRLLEEPERKLREEAWTLIAGRRLQDTDSLDQAFDDLRKLRAQIARNSGFENFRDYTFRNFERFDYTPADCEAFHEAVAECFVPIARELQTKRAEKMGLDKLRPWDLSVDPDNLAPLKPFTTADDFLEKADRVFARLDKGLQEEFQILVRNNLLDLENRKGKAPGGYQSTLSESRLPFIFMNAVGVQRDVETLVHEAGHAFHALATREEDLYFLRGAPIEFCEVASMSMELLTSSFLEEFYSPDEAKRARKVHLEGIIKVFPWIAQVDAFQHWIYTHPDHTVEERRAAWRKLHARFGGIEDYSGFEPALESAWHRQLHIFEYPFYYIEYGIAQLGALQVWQNYRRDPRKALADYKSGLSLGSKATLPDLFKAVGAKFDFSKSAIAPLAQFVRDELNALE; encoded by the coding sequence ATGACACAATCAGCCGCTTTCGATTCCGCACTCAAACCTTATCGTCAGCGGCAATTTGTCCCCGCGCAAATCGACCTAGGCTCATGGGAGCAAATTGCCCCTCTTTTCGACTCACTCGAAAAACAATTTGCATCGGTGGACTCCCTCTGCACTCTCGAGCAATGGCTAGACCGCTGGAGTGAACTCTCCGCGGCCCTCTCCGAGGAGAATAGCCGCCGTTACATCTCAATGACATGCCAGACTGATGATCCGGCGCGCGAAAAGTGTTATCTCGATTTCATCGAAAAAATCGATCCGAACCTCAAATCGGCGAATTTCAAACTGACCAAACTCCTCAGTGCATCTCCGCTCAAAAAGCAACTCCCGGCGCAGCGTTACTCCACCCACATCCGTAGCGTGGATAATTATGTAGAACTCTTTCGGGAAGAGAATATCCCGGTGGAAACCGAAATCGCCAAGCTCTCCCAGTCTTACCAAAAAACAATCGGCGCCATGACGGTTAATTATCAGGGCGAAGAAAAAACCCTGACACAAATGTCTCGCCTGCTCGAAGAGCCTGAACGCAAATTGCGCGAGGAAGCTTGGACCCTCATCGCCGGGCGGCGTTTGCAGGATACGGACTCTCTCGATCAGGCTTTTGATGACTTGCGCAAATTGCGCGCACAAATCGCGCGTAATAGTGGCTTTGAGAATTTCCGGGATTACACCTTTCGGAATTTCGAGCGCTTCGATTATACCCCGGCAGATTGTGAGGCTTTTCACGAGGCTGTTGCGGAATGTTTTGTCCCCATCGCACGGGAACTCCAAACAAAACGTGCTGAGAAAATGGGTTTGGACAAATTACGCCCGTGGGATTTATCCGTGGACCCGGACAATCTTGCGCCATTAAAACCCTTTACAACAGCGGATGATTTCCTTGAAAAGGCTGACCGAGTATTTGCACGCCTAGATAAAGGCCTCCAAGAGGAATTCCAAATCCTTGTCCGGAACAATTTGCTCGACTTAGAAAATCGTAAGGGCAAAGCCCCGGGTGGATACCAGTCCACCTTGTCGGAATCCCGGCTGCCCTTTATTTTTATGAATGCCGTGGGTGTCCAACGCGACGTGGAAACCTTGGTCCATGAGGCCGGTCACGCTTTTCACGCCCTCGCCACACGCGAAGAAGACCTGTATTTCCTGCGCGGGGCTCCGATTGAATTCTGCGAGGTCGCCTCCATGAGTATGGAGCTCCTGACCAGTTCATTTCTGGAAGAGTTCTATTCCCCCGATGAAGCTAAACGCGCACGCAAGGTTCATCTGGAGGGGATCATCAAAGTATTCCCGTGGATCGCACAAGTCGATGCTTTCCAGCACTGGATATACACACACCCGGACCATACGGTCGAGGAACGCCGTGCGGCCTGGCGCAAATTGCACGCGCGTTTCGGCGGGATCGAGGATTATTCGGGCTTTGAACCAGCCCTCGAATCTGCATGGCACCGCCAACTCCATATTTTTGAATATCCCTTTTATTATATTGAATACGGGATTGCCCAGCTCGGCGCGCTCCAAGTCTGGCAGAATTACCGCCGTGACCCCCGGAAAGCCTTGGCTGACTATAAATCAGGTTTATCCCTCGGATCAAAAGCGACATTACCCGACCTCTTTAAGGCCGTTGGAGCAAAGTTCGACTTTTCAAAATCCGCCATTGCTCCACTCGCACAATTTGTGCGGGATGAATTAAACGCACTGGAGTAA
- the rsmA gene encoding 16S rRNA (adenine(1518)-N(6)/adenine(1519)-N(6))-dimethyltransferase RsmA: MKKNDLIDLMTSLGLRATKTRGQNFLLDEGVLTQIAQAAQIIPGERLIEVGPGFGTLTDSLLAQNAPVTTIELDRGLAGYLRQKYADRPELELIEGDALELLPAQFVRYPGARFVANIPYNITTPILEILCQTTPPPQTVILTVQKELAERLSAKPRTKAYGAMTVMIQWRFRVEYLFTLKGAQFFPAPDVDSAVIRLSPSDHAGQIAAEDHKAFDRLVRTGFSQRRKMLRKILPQITPKDIEATLSALGLNPLARAEELGLEDWFKLFNKLKE; encoded by the coding sequence ATGAAAAAAAATGATTTAATCGACCTGATGACTTCCCTCGGGCTACGCGCCACCAAAACGCGTGGTCAGAATTTCCTTTTGGACGAAGGCGTACTCACACAAATCGCCCAAGCCGCCCAGATCATCCCCGGGGAACGGCTGATTGAAGTCGGGCCGGGGTTTGGCACACTGACTGATAGCCTGCTCGCACAAAATGCACCCGTGACCACGATCGAGCTGGACCGCGGACTGGCAGGTTATCTGCGTCAAAAATATGCGGATCGGCCCGAACTCGAACTGATCGAAGGGGATGCCTTGGAGCTTCTGCCTGCGCAATTCGTGCGGTACCCTGGGGCACGGTTCGTCGCCAATATCCCTTATAATATCACCACCCCGATTTTGGAGATCCTTTGTCAGACAACGCCTCCACCGCAAACAGTTATTTTAACGGTTCAGAAAGAACTCGCTGAAAGACTTTCGGCCAAACCCCGGACAAAAGCGTATGGGGCCATGACCGTGATGATTCAATGGCGTTTCAGGGTGGAATACCTTTTTACACTCAAAGGTGCCCAGTTTTTTCCCGCCCCAGACGTGGACTCAGCCGTGATCAGGCTGAGCCCCTCAGACCATGCCGGGCAAATTGCTGCGGAGGATCATAAGGCCTTTGACCGCCTTGTCCGGACGGGTTTTTCGCAACGACGCAAAATGCTCCGCAAAATCCTCCCTCAAATCACTCCCAAAGATATCGAAGCCACCTTGAGCGCCCTCGGTCTTAATCCCCTCGCGAGGGCCGAGGAATTAGGCCTCGAGGATTGGTTTAAACTCTTTAATAAACTAAAAGAATAA
- the hisC gene encoding histidinol-phosphate transaminase, which produces MNSVTNQAPSYIRDLVPYEPGKPIDDVAREWGLDPKSIIKLASNENPLGPSPKAKAAMQQAIEKAELYPDGGGFHLRTAIAEKFSLEIGNVILGNGSNEILEFLGKAFLRPGDDIIAARHAFAVYPIIAQMSGANTIEVPDPEFRHDLKAMVAAITPKTKLFFITTPNNPTGAVCSEQEIFDCVAAIPPHIVVVIDEAYYEFLDQPPRTVDLIRKYPNVILMRTFSKIQGLAALRIGYGLGPKELVEVLQKTRQPFNANAIAQAGALAGLGDEEHQRKTKEITDSGRKFLEGEFAQMKLEYVPSGGNFIMVKVGGCGAGKKVFLELQKSGVIVRDLTSYQLPEYIRVTVGTPEQNARFIDELKKVIV; this is translated from the coding sequence ATGAATTCCGTTACTAACCAAGCCCCGTCTTATATCCGTGACCTCGTGCCCTATGAACCCGGAAAACCAATAGATGATGTAGCGCGGGAATGGGGACTCGACCCGAAATCCATTATCAAACTTGCCTCGAATGAAAATCCTCTAGGGCCTTCACCAAAAGCCAAAGCGGCCATGCAACAGGCCATCGAAAAAGCCGAGCTTTATCCTGACGGCGGTGGTTTTCATCTCCGCACGGCGATTGCGGAAAAATTCTCCTTAGAAATCGGCAATGTCATTTTGGGTAATGGCTCAAATGAGATTCTGGAATTCCTCGGAAAAGCTTTCCTGCGTCCCGGCGACGATATCATTGCCGCCCGCCACGCTTTTGCCGTTTACCCTATCATCGCCCAAATGAGTGGGGCAAATACGATTGAAGTCCCCGACCCAGAGTTCCGCCATGACCTTAAAGCCATGGTCGCGGCCATCACACCCAAAACAAAACTCTTTTTTATCACCACCCCCAATAATCCGACCGGCGCAGTTTGCTCCGAGCAGGAGATATTCGACTGCGTGGCGGCGATCCCGCCGCATATTGTGGTCGTTATTGATGAGGCTTATTATGAATTCCTCGACCAGCCCCCGCGCACAGTCGATTTGATCCGGAAATATCCGAATGTTATTCTCATGCGGACTTTCTCGAAAATCCAAGGTCTCGCCGCCCTACGGATTGGTTATGGCTTGGGGCCGAAGGAATTGGTCGAGGTCCTGCAGAAAACCCGCCAACCATTTAATGCAAATGCCATCGCGCAGGCAGGTGCTTTGGCCGGACTCGGAGACGAGGAGCACCAGCGCAAGACAAAAGAAATTACCGACAGCGGCCGCAAATTCCTCGAAGGAGAATTTGCGCAGATGAAACTCGAATACGTCCCCAGTGGCGGGAATTTTATCATGGTCAAAGTCGGGGGCTGCGGTGCGGGAAAAAAAGTGTTTCTGGAACTCCAGAAATCCGGGGTCATCGTCCGTGATTTGACCAGCTACCAGCTCCCTGAATATATCCGGGTTACTGTCGGGACACCCGAGCAAAATGCACGGTTTATTGACGAGCTCAAAAAAGTAATCGTGTAA
- a CDS encoding PIN domain-containing protein: MDTNIILDVWMDRRPFVDESMVIRGAAEQGRYEGYLCATTLTTLFYLGNKVLGAQTIHKELKKLLSIFGVSGVNRVVLEHALSSKMPDFEHAVLDESGFIIGVDLIVTRNPKDFRKSKIRSMSPEELIGLLKLR, encoded by the coding sequence GTGGATACAAATATTATTTTGGATGTGTGGATGGATCGCAGGCCTTTTGTGGATGAATCGATGGTGATACGGGGAGCTGCGGAACAAGGGAGGTACGAGGGATATTTATGCGCAACGACGCTGACGACTCTCTTTTATCTAGGGAATAAAGTTTTGGGGGCGCAAACCATTCATAAGGAATTAAAGAAGCTCTTATCCATCTTTGGGGTTAGTGGTGTTAACCGGGTTGTGTTAGAGCATGCATTATCCAGTAAAATGCCTGACTTCGAGCATGCTGTTTTGGACGAATCAGGTTTTATCATCGGAGTGGATTTGATCGTTACAAGGAATCCTAAAGACTTTAGGAAATCTAAAATCAGGAGTATGTCGCCAGAGGAATTAATTGGACTCCTCAAATTAAGATAG
- a CDS encoding acyltransferase family protein, whose protein sequence is MNPVFAQPDQRILFLDYLKAFIIILVVAHHSSLAYMSSASYNYTNYLFSSAPVVDVVRNQWFYYFQAFNDIFFMSLMFFISGIFTFPSLQKKGPWVFLKDRVIRLGIPFLIGVIIIAPVAYYPSYLVTGHQVSFWNYCLGEFFRNGWIPGPAWFLWVLLAFSIVVIPLAQWFSGLLAALHRFSVRQGEGCQAVVVMIFLSLLVYVFASLIRPSPSASGWISLGGPLWIQVNRAGLYFLFFLMGAVIGQRGLSQAKIFGPESFVSRSYVWLLALALGLFILKVRLSGSPEEGWRAWGGQTMRDTVSSGLFAMICVLTSLGLIGFFRRFMNHPSRLMDFFSVNAFLIYLVHYPFVIWIQYFLLPQTAWSSWAKFCIVFAGALLASALTALLARRLPGVQRIF, encoded by the coding sequence ATGAATCCAGTATTCGCCCAGCCGGACCAGCGGATCCTCTTTCTGGATTATCTTAAGGCCTTTATTATTATCTTGGTGGTCGCTCACCATTCCTCCCTGGCCTATATGAGTTCTGCCTCATATAATTATACAAATTACCTTTTTTCTTCGGCTCCGGTCGTGGATGTGGTTCGTAATCAATGGTTTTATTATTTCCAAGCATTTAATGATATTTTCTTCATGTCCCTCATGTTTTTTATTTCAGGGATATTCACTTTCCCGAGTTTACAGAAGAAAGGGCCATGGGTTTTCCTGAAAGACCGTGTGATCCGCCTTGGTATCCCCTTTCTCATCGGAGTGATTATCATTGCCCCGGTCGCCTATTACCCCAGTTACCTAGTGACCGGCCATCAAGTGTCGTTCTGGAATTACTGTCTCGGCGAGTTTTTCCGGAATGGCTGGATTCCCGGGCCGGCATGGTTCCTCTGGGTGTTATTAGCTTTCAGTATCGTGGTGATTCCCTTGGCTCAATGGTTTTCAGGGTTATTGGCTGCCCTACACCGTTTCTCGGTTCGCCAAGGGGAGGGATGCCAAGCGGTGGTGGTCATGATTTTTTTATCCCTGCTGGTGTATGTTTTTGCCTCCCTGATCCGTCCTTCTCCATCGGCATCAGGCTGGATTTCATTAGGGGGTCCACTGTGGATACAGGTTAACCGGGCGGGCCTCTATTTCCTATTTTTCCTGATGGGCGCGGTTATTGGGCAACGAGGGCTTTCTCAGGCAAAGATTTTTGGGCCTGAAAGCTTTGTGTCACGTTCCTACGTATGGTTATTGGCCTTGGCCCTCGGGCTTTTTATTTTGAAGGTTCGTTTATCCGGTTCTCCTGAGGAAGGTTGGCGGGCATGGGGTGGTCAAACCATGCGGGATACCGTTTCTTCGGGACTATTTGCCATGATCTGTGTCCTCACGAGTCTGGGGCTGATCGGTTTTTTCAGGCGTTTTATGAATCATCCCTCACGGCTCATGGATTTCTTTTCTGTGAATGCCTTTTTGATTTATCTCGTGCACTATCCCTTTGTCATTTGGATTCAATACTTTTTGCTCCCGCAAACAGCATGGAGTTCCTGGGCGAAATTCTGCATCGTTTTTGCGGGAGCCCTTTTGGCGAGTGCCCTCACCGCCCTCCTCGCTCGGAGACTCCCAGGAGTCCAACGTATTTTTTAG
- a CDS encoding carbonic anhydrase family protein yields MIPSTKTFFTAVISGILFTSSLSAIMTQEKQQTMTTTQALERLKTGNNRFLQGDGEQYDYLKNVKVTSGAQYPFAVVIGCIDSRVPAELVFDQTIGDILNARVAGPVINDDILGSVEYSTKVVGSKLIVVLGHTDCGAVKGAIAGVKMGNLTGLLNQIKPAIKDVPKNIEPRNDKNKTFVEAVAYENVKRMIKQMRSQSPIIKGLEEEKKIAIVGAIYDVKTGKVHFF; encoded by the coding sequence ATGATCCCCTCTACCAAAACCTTCTTTACGGCCGTCATCAGCGGTATCCTTTTTACCTCATCACTCAGCGCTATCATGACGCAGGAGAAGCAACAAACGATGACCACAACACAAGCCCTAGAACGATTAAAAACGGGGAATAACCGGTTTCTCCAGGGCGATGGCGAGCAATACGATTATTTAAAAAATGTAAAGGTTACCTCCGGCGCGCAATATCCTTTTGCCGTAGTCATCGGATGTATCGACTCGCGTGTGCCTGCGGAATTGGTTTTTGACCAGACCATCGGCGATATATTGAATGCCCGTGTGGCCGGGCCGGTCATTAATGATGATATTTTGGGCAGTGTGGAATATTCGACAAAGGTCGTCGGCAGTAAGTTGATCGTGGTCCTCGGCCATACCGATTGTGGTGCGGTTAAAGGGGCCATTGCCGGGGTGAAAATGGGAAATCTCACAGGTCTTCTTAATCAAATCAAACCCGCAATCAAAGATGTACCGAAAAATATCGAACCGAGGAATGACAAAAATAAAACTTTTGTCGAGGCAGTCGCTTATGAGAATGTTAAACGGATGATTAAGCAGATGCGTTCACAGAGTCCTATCATCAAGGGATTGGAAGAAGAGAAAAAAATAGCCATCGTCGGCGCGATCTATGACGTGAAAACCGGGAAAGTGCATTTTTTTTGA
- a CDS encoding 3D domain-containing protein, with the protein MKKITLFVITTILSLGFVQMAQAVKQIETKITKEKKEQWVVTAYSSSYKCNGKWGAVAADGGDPLQWGMIAADWSVLPPGTKVRIEGFGDQVFVVRDKGRLIKGRKIDLYIPHISDKQLGRWGRQKLRIEVINENQKIAKKIDAADHSLFQRYAFIPPKKNLPGVVGVEDVAIQENVDSIENSQSSVRKILKMRN; encoded by the coding sequence ATGAAAAAAATCACCCTGTTCGTGATCACTACAATATTAAGTCTTGGTTTTGTGCAAATGGCTCAGGCCGTCAAACAGATTGAAACCAAAATTACGAAAGAAAAGAAAGAGCAATGGGTCGTCACAGCCTATTCCAGTAGTTATAAGTGTAATGGAAAATGGGGAGCCGTCGCTGCTGATGGTGGAGACCCCCTCCAATGGGGTATGATTGCCGCTGATTGGTCAGTCCTTCCCCCCGGGACAAAAGTCAGGATTGAAGGGTTTGGAGACCAAGTCTTTGTGGTTCGTGATAAAGGCCGTTTGATCAAAGGCCGTAAGATCGACCTTTATATCCCGCATATCTCGGATAAACAACTGGGTAGGTGGGGCCGTCAAAAGCTCCGTATTGAGGTGATCAATGAAAATCAAAAGATCGCTAAAAAGATTGACGCTGCCGATCATTCCCTTTTCCAAAGGTATGCCTTTATCCCCCCTAAAAAGAATCTGCCTGGAGTAGTCGGGGTCGAAGATGTCGCTATCCAAGAAAATGTTGACTCTATAGAAAATTCTCAATCTTCTGTTCGCAAAATTCTCAAAATGCGTAATTAA